TGGGTTCTACCACGTGATCAACCGAGGCAATTATCGTAGTTGGGTGTTCGAGACCGAAGGATCCAGGAAATCCTTCGAGAAGACGCTTCTTGAAGCTTGCAAACGTTCTGGGTGGATACTGCATGCCTATTGCGTAATGGGTAACCACTACCATCTTGCTGTGGAGACTCCCGAGCCCAATCTGAGTGAGGGATGCGTTGGCTGCAAAGCGTCTTCGCTATGCGTTTCAATCGTTATCGTAAAGAGAACGGACA
The DNA window shown above is from Verrucomicrobiota bacterium and carries:
- a CDS encoding transposase, encoding MARKVRFEQAGGFYHVINRGNYRSWVFETEGSRKSFEKTLLEACKRSGWILHAYCVMGNHYHLAVETPEPNLSEGCVGCKASSLCVSIVIVKRTD